The window GCGTCACAATTCCCGGTGGGGACCATTCCGCTGACCGCACACACCCGCCGCCGCTTCACACTTTTCGGGCGCACAAACCAGCGACTTTCTTTTATCGATTGAAGCGATTGAAAAATGGAAAACATAATCGGTGCGGCGGCCTCAGCTCCCACCAATTCCGGAACCCCGGTGCCGTCGAAATTTCCCACCCAGACACCCACCGTAAAATCTGGCGTAAACCCAATGCTCCATGCATCCTTGTGTCCGTAAGACGTCCCGGTTTTCCAGGCAATTTTCGGCAGGCCCGGCGCCGATTCCCATACAGCCGGCAAATCCGGCCGATGAAGCTGGCTGAGAATTTCGGCCGTCAGAAAACAGGCCCCTCTACTCAAAAGCCGCCTACCGGGACCGATTTTCTGATCTTTTAGCAGCCGGTAAGAATAAAATTCTCCTCCTGAAGCCAATCCCGAATAGAGACTGGTTAACTCGATCAGAGAAATATCACAGCCTCCCAGAGCCAGCGAAAGACCGTAGTAAAGATCGTTCTGTCGAAGGGTCGACACACCGGCTTTTTTCAGGAAGGTGTACAATCCGTTTCCCCACATTCTGGCATATAATTTGACCGCCGGCACATTCAGCGACCGGATTAAAGCGTCTTCGGCGGTTACCACTCCGTGGTACATTTCGTCATAATTTACCGGCCGGTAACCCGAATAATTAACCGGAATGTCAAAAAGGGCCCGTTTCGGAGAAATGATTCCCCGGTCGAAGGCCAGGGTATAAATGAAAGGCTTTAGCGTTGAACCCGGGGATCGAGGTGCCGTGGCCCCGTTTACCTGCCCCTGATGGCAACCATCATTGAAATCGTATGAGCCCACCAGAGCCCGTACGGCATGTGTGTGATTGTCAATAATAACCACCGCTCCATTTGAAATGCCTTTCGCCCGCAGAGGGGTTAAATCATTTTTAAGGGCCGCCTCAGCCAGATGCTGAATCCGGGTGTCAACGGTGGTAAAATAGCTCTCATGTCCCGGTATGTGCTGTATCAGCCAATTGGCCAAATGCGGGATTTTGAGCGGAGGAGAAAACCGCTTTCGGGGAATGGGTTCTTCAAGGGATTCTTTCAGTTTTTTCGCGTTAAACACATGGTTTCGCATTAAAATCGAAACAACCCTTTGTCGCGCCAATCGGGCTTCTTCCGGATGGAGGTCCGGCCGAAACCGGGTCGGCGAATTGGGAATTGCGGCCAGCAGAGCCGCTTCTCCCAAACTGAGATGATCGGGACTTTTATTAAAATACAGGGTGGAGGCCGCCCCCACACCCACAATATTTCCACCGTACGGGGCCAGATTGAAATAGAATTCCAGGATTTGCTTT of the Calditrichota bacterium genome contains:
- the pbpC gene encoding penicillin-binding protein 1C, whose translation is MKRYFQSFRTFWGKRTYFRLVLISWVGLLSTFVLLDVFFPLPKSRLNPPASPVVFDNQGHMLHVFLAPDDAWRIRVKIDRISPLLKQAVLAFEDRYFYWHFGINPVSVVRAGLTDLRAGHIVEGGSTITMQVARMMEPKKRTLVSKVIEAFRALQLEVHYSKKQILEFYFNLAPYGGNIVGVGAASTLYFNKSPDHLSLGEAALLAAIPNSPTRFRPDLHPEEARLARQRVVSILMRNHVFNAKKLKESLEEPIPRKRFSPPLKIPHLANWLIQHIPGHESYFTTVDTRIQHLAEAALKNDLTPLRAKGISNGAVVIIDNHTHAVRALVGSYDFNDGCHQGQVNGATAPRSPGSTLKPFIYTLAFDRGIISPKRALFDIPVNYSGYRPVNYDEMYHGVVTAEDALIRSLNVPAVKLYARMWGNGLYTFLKKAGVSTLRQNDLYYGLSLALGGCDISLIELTSLYSGLASGGEFYSYRLLKDQKIGPGRRLLSRGACFLTAEILSQLHRPDLPAVWESAPGLPKIAWKTGTSYGHKDAWSIGFTPDFTVGVWVGNFDGTGVPELVGAEAAAPIMFSIFQSLQSIKESRWFVRPKSVKRRRVCAVSGMVPTGNCDATVEELYLPGISPNDPCSVHRKILIDQKTHTRLCSFCKAGRTYTERVVEIWPPRVSSWLKKNGYPVDKIPEHFPGCSHLENENRPVIQSPIAKADYFIRPRADIRFQKILLKASVASDARKVFWFLDGRLIWSGKPFTRKFISPEPGTHKIICMDDEGRASEVEFRVRER